A genomic region of Tistrella mobilis contains the following coding sequences:
- a CDS encoding alpha/beta fold hydrolase: protein MRAMVDDRPAEPGMAAEGSPLSGSFTSGRFDPGSGPVLHVQSWPGGDPAGRPLLMTHGTGYCGATLEPVALKLSAHASGVWSYDRRGHGASGRTPGEYGFRAFALDLIALADAMGWRGIDVLAHSAGATDVLLAAALRPELFRRMVVIEPTISEPGAGEEPEPEGWAFGRGLVEAAGRRKPRFTDRETARARFASRPPFDVVTPAALDLYLDWGFRRDGAELVLACEPETEADILGPIARAMGNANSGDPAGDPFLLLHDQHVPVLVAKTARSHPVFQNMSAIAARHMPGTRDFVTLDTAHLAPMEAPDQVVDLARPFLYGG, encoded by the coding sequence ATGCGCGCCATGGTTGATGACAGGCCGGCCGAGCCCGGCATGGCTGCCGAAGGTTCCCCGCTTTCGGGCAGCTTCACCTCCGGACGGTTCGATCCCGGTTCCGGCCCGGTTCTTCATGTCCAGTCCTGGCCCGGCGGCGATCCGGCCGGCCGGCCCCTGCTGATGACCCATGGCACCGGCTATTGCGGCGCGACGCTGGAGCCGGTGGCGCTGAAGCTTTCGGCCCATGCCTCGGGCGTGTGGAGCTATGACCGTCGCGGCCATGGGGCGTCGGGCCGCACCCCCGGCGAATACGGGTTCCGGGCCTTCGCGCTGGATCTGATCGCGCTGGCCGATGCCATGGGCTGGCGCGGGATCGACGTGCTGGCCCATTCGGCCGGGGCCACCGACGTGCTGCTGGCGGCCGCACTCCGGCCCGAGCTGTTCCGGCGGATGGTGGTGATCGAGCCCACGATTTCCGAACCGGGCGCCGGAGAGGAGCCCGAGCCCGAAGGCTGGGCCTTCGGCCGTGGCCTGGTGGAGGCCGCCGGCCGGCGCAAGCCGCGCTTCACCGACCGCGAGACCGCACGGGCGCGCTTCGCCTCGCGCCCGCCCTTCGACGTGGTGACGCCGGCGGCGCTGGATCTTTATCTGGACTGGGGCTTCCGCCGCGACGGCGCCGAACTGGTGCTGGCCTGCGAGCCGGAAACCGAGGCCGACATTCTGGGGCCGATCGCGCGCGCCATGGGCAATGCCAATAGCGGCGACCCGGCGGGTGACCCCTTCCTGCTGCTGCACGACCAGCATGTGCCGGTGCTGGTGGCCAAGACCGCCCGGTCGCATCCGGTGTTTCAGAACATGTCGGCGATCGCGGCCCGGCACATGCCGGGCACCCGCGATTTCGTCACGCTCGACACCGCCCATCTGGCGCCGATGGAAGCGCCGGACCAGGTGGTCGATCTGGCCCGCCCCTTCCTTTACGGCGGCTGA